The following nucleotide sequence is from Rhineura floridana isolate rRhiFlo1 chromosome 9, rRhiFlo1.hap2, whole genome shotgun sequence.
TCCCTTCACATGCATTGCTTAAGTTAAAATTTGCTGATTTGATCAAACTAGTTTTGTGTTTACAGCGGAGCTATAGCTTGGAAGAGGAATGACCATGTAACAGAAGAACCAATAGTTCAGGACTTCTGTTGAATGTTTTATGAGTGTagccaatgggacttactttgccACTTTTGTCGAgaagagcctcttcacacaactTCAGTCATAACAGCCTACAGCGAAGCAGCGGTGTGCATTTTCTGGGACCCTCAGGACACAACTGAGGTGCTCTACCACAAGCCATCTTAAAAGTGCATTAGCGGTAGAGTGCCAAGAACTGAATCCTGGGCTCAGCTTTGTTACTAAGCCCAAAAAAACAACTAGCCTGCAAAATGTTTTACTCGCCTGCTCTTTCCTAATAACAGGAGCTAGTAAAAGAATGGACAAATCACTCCACACCTTCTTCGCTAGACCCTCTTTTGAGTAAAAAGCAGACAGCTAGAAATGCAGCAGGCTAGCAGAGGAGGCATGGAGCAACTTCCAGGGTTTCTTGCAGTCTACTTTCAAAGTGCGGAGGCAGCTGGGCTGCATTATGAGCACACCATGAATTGGTTTCAagttgtggggtggggggagaaacacTTGGACCATCTCACGTTTACAGCAGGTGCACAGTATTTTCTTtccaccctccccccaaaaaaacctagcAAAGCAAGAGTCAGCAGTGAAGGAAAGGATTGTTCTGTCCCTCCTTTACTCCACTCACTCACCTTGAAGTTGCTATGCTTCTGTACTGACCACAGAGGAAGTGAAATGCCTTCCTCCACAGTCAGTACAGAACATTCTGCCTCACCAGCCTGATCAGTTTCCATATTGGCCACACAAGAAGGGGATTCACTTCCTCCGCAGTGAGTGCAGGAGCTGAGCAAGCTGGTAAAGAAGGGATAGACTGCTTTGCCAGCACTCTCACTTGACTGCAGGGAACTCCACACACTCACCCACATGAAATTCCTAGTCACCAAAGATGACCAGGTGAACAGTTAATTACAGATATATAACTGCTTGAGTTGCTGATTGCTTACAGGTTGACATGTCAACATGGGTTTATTTGTTCCTTTGAGATGATAACTAGCTCTAATCCACAACTCAATTTGTAATATATATGATTGTCTTCTGTTATCAGTATCTCAATCAGAATGAGTAAAGTCAGGCTTGGAAAAACATCCACCTGTACAGCACACTTAGTGCAGAGTTCTATAGTAACAAAGTTATACCAACATTCAACATTAAAATTCTAATGTGTAAGATTAATGATCCAAGCAGGGTTACAGTCAATACCGAACCTACTGGAAATTAAGCACTGGCAATAGATATGCTTTTAATACCTTCTTACAAGAAAGGAGGTGTTAAAAGAAACCAGCAAGACGTTTGAAGTTAAGAATTATAGCCCTTGCACTTCAGTAGAATTATGCTTAAGACATAAATTACCTGTCACGAACGCATTTAGCACACATGGAACCACCATAGGCTctgctaacatgcttctttgtttttGACAGTCTCATAAGAACTTTAGGACGAACAGCACGTACCTGTAAGAAATGAAAAATACATTTGTATGAGCCACAATCTGTTTGATTTGCAATATTAGGCTTGTTAACAGACAATCAAAAGAAGAGATGATAGGCCCAGTATCAATTGTTGCTTCATGTACTAAAAAGCTTATTTATAGTAAGGTAATTCTTTAAGCAAGGAATCACAGATAGGGAGAGTGTTATTGCACTCAGGTCAGCTTGAAGGCTTTCCACAAGCACCTGGCTGGCTACTCAGAGATCaggatggactagatgagccttgggcttgatccagcggggctcttcctatgttcttacgcATAAGTAAAGAAGACTGAAATATTATAATAACCTAAGTACGCACACTTCATTTTGAATGCCTTTGTCACCCACACCAGAAGCGGAATAGTATATCTTTACCTTTCATATAAAGACATTTGCAACTGAAGAACCATACATGCTTCCTGGGATTGCCATTTTATACTCCAGAGAAGGATACTCAAGTATACTTTTTTTATACTCAAGTAAAAAGAGGTATTTCATATAAATGAGATCAGTTTGAAAAAACTTATTTTTCATAGACAAAGATGGACAGCTGTATTTAACTAAAAAGAACTGGCATGCATTTTTGGAAAACAATACTTTTACACTTGCCGTACAATTGATTTGCTACTTAATGCTTCCTCTAGGCAACCTCCAAAGGCATTAAGGAGGAGACCAATACATACTTGGAATtcactcctcttaaatattagacaagcactatctctgttatctttttggtgcctactgaagaccttcctctttcaacaagccttttaagtagagaccttattccagcctgcatctgtgctggaactgtttttagatttttaaaaaaagttgttttaaaagacgtcttcagtgtttttgtttgccaccctggactctttctgggagaaagagtgggatataaatttaaattaaaaataatttttaaagtttTAGTTAGGTCAATATTGTATACAGAGAAGCAGCTTTCCATCACAGTTCCAAGAGTTAATTCAcatcattcattttaaaaatagtaatagtTTATTGGCATATTAATTTCAGCACTTCACTTCTGTACTATTTCTGCACTGCTACTATGAATTAAACTAGTACTATTCCTGTTTTGTCCCAACACAAAGAAAGTACAGCAGTAGTTATtccacattgttaaaaacaaaaggcacATAAAAGAGGTAATTGTACACAACTAATTCTGGCTAGGACGAAGGAGATACTTTCTGTTTTAGAACTATCTATGTAGAATCTATCACAGATTTTTCTGGAATGCTTGAAATTACTACAGGATTTCATGCCAAATTAATACTGATCAAGTGCAAACCCAATTATCAGTAGGGGCACATTTCATTTAATCACAGAAGCCATTTTGATAcgcaagtggtatataaatcaatcaataataattgCACCTCTAAGCTGCTAAAGCCAATGCCCTTCATTGTTATGCAAGCCCAATAGTGCACTGGCTTGAGCATCACGTTGATAGGAAGACTGGCATTAACACAAGCAACTGCCTATGGAATACTTAGAATTTCACAAGAAAAAAAGCATGATTTCCCTAGGAGCCACATATACCAGATTTTCCCATATAAATTGGTCAGTGCTACAGTTTCTGTCTTTATGTAGGTATCCAATTAACACAAGTCAAAGAGAATACACTTACGCCACGAAGTCTTCCTGGGCACACGCCGCATGCAGACTTTGGTGCCTTGCCAACTTTCTTGGTGTAAAGATAAACAATCCTGTTACCTGGTGTTCGGGATCTGTATCAACCAAAGGAACAGTCATTTAAGTAACATaatatttaattaaaaacaatacattcaGGGTAGTAACAGTTAAGATTTTACTTACAGTCTAGTCTTGTTCGACGCTGTGTTGTAGGACAGCCTACGTCGGTATGTTAGACGCTGGACCATCGTGTCTAAACAAGGAAAGCAAATGCAGTGTGAGAAGGCAGCATTCAAAGCTGAGCACAAGATTGTATATGTATCAACACCCACCAACTACATATTTTGCCAATATTACATTATTATACTGTAATTCAAAGAGGGAGCTCAGGGTAGCCTACATATTTCCTtatccacttatttatttattatttgatttatatccctcccagcaggagcccatcctcacaacagccttggTAAGCTAAGAGAAATAATAACTGGCCCATGAGTGGTTCTTCCCCATTTAAGTCCTATAGGCACTGTTTCACACTAGCGACATTTAAGTATTTCATCAAATTGTCAAACACATGATTTTATTCAGACAAATAGCTCAATGGATAAAGGAAGCATGGATTAACAGAAATTATAAAAGGTGTTCCTGCACCTCAATTGTCAAACAGAAAAATGAATTTTATTCTTGCATGCGCAGGAAGTGTTACAGCCACCATCCTACCTATGCACCTGCACCAATTTAAGTTATAAGCTTTCTTTTAGCATATTTTGCTACAGAGAGTTTATTCGTACAGTTATTACAATAATACCATTTCCAATCGAGATGCATGCTTGCATTTAttgttcctccaaggaactcaatgtTTAATCTTACTTTATTCACAAACCACCCCTGGAAGTTAGGTGAGGTTTAAAGACAGAAGGCTAGTGAACTTCATAGCAGAAACAAGGATCTGAACCCAGGTCCAAGACATCACTCTACACCGAAGTGGAACGCTCCTGCAGTCTTTTCCCAAAGTTGTCCCGCATTGTCAGGCGAGAGCATCTCGACATCGAATTTCCCAGTACTTCTACATAAGGAAGGAAAATGCGAACGAGCCCCAGAAGCCAAACACTGAATAAGATGCTAAATGATCGGCCTCGCAACAACGTGCGGCTTGGGAGACTCAAAAAGCCTCACTCAAGACGAGTCCAGGCGGAAAGGCCTCCACCCAAGGCTCCATCTAAACCTCGACGTCTCCTGACTCTCCGACAACATACACCCTTCATTCTTCACCCCCAGAATCTCGGCAATTCTACGACTCGCTCTCAAGCCCTCCCAATCAGCCTGGTTCGTGGATGGAAGCGGATTAAACCAAAGTCCCCAGAAGAGATAGAAGAAGCCACCCTCACCTAGAATTGTCGCCGGCACcggaagagaaagaaagagctACCATATGGGTCAAAGTTCAAACTCTGGCGCCAAGACCCGGAAGTGTAAATACGTAACCTTCATTCTGTTGCCAGGAAACCAAAAAGGATTGAACTGGACGTTGACATCTTGTACGGCAACTGGAAAAGGAGAAGACTAAGGATTTTTGAACTTGGAGGGGTGGAAAGGAGTTTTGCAGCTTTATTAGGcttcaaaattttaaaagcacgaCGCAAAAGATAATAGCCTTTAATATTAATAGTGTAATCTGCATGATATAGAAAGATGATTatgattaaaatatgtttttggtTGAAATCGGAACCATATCATATTACTCTTCAGCACAACCTCCCTAATCGTGTCTGCTTAGAAGTAGGTCCTATTGCATTTAATGAATCTTACAGATAAGTGGGGCTACGATTGCATCCTCAGTAACAAGGCAGCAATCCTGCAgccatttacctaggagtaagcttcacagaattgtagagttagaaggggcctataaggccatctagtccaaccccttgatcaatgcaggaatccaaattagagcGTACCCGacggtggttgtccagctgcgtcttgaaggcccccagtgttggagaacccaccaccttcctaggtaattggttccattgttgtattgttctaacagttaggaagcttttcttgatgttcagttgaaatctggctttctgtaacttgagcccattattccgtgtcctgactCACTGAAATCATTGGGACTTCTGACTAGAGATGTGTATGTTTGCAGCTAAATTTATATGTCGGTAGGGTGCAATattataggaatataggaagctgccttatgcggaggcagaccattggtccatctagctcagtattgtctacagtacactgactggcagtggttttccagggttttaggcagggttcTCTTCTAGCCCTTCCAGGAGATGCCACAGatagaatctgggaccttctgtatgtaaagcagatgttctgccactgagctgctgtCCTTATGTATATGCagagtgtgacgcccttccctggttctccctgtcaggttcccacctgcttgtggctactgcctttcactaggcaccaccagggacaccaccagtccggaccgtcctttatatggtttctcactccgctctagcacagatctcactacatcccactgctaggcaccaccaccagtcacgtcctataaccaatactcccagagactttgcctgagtctctctctagctggttatttttgtgactgcgtgcttatactgttcccaacccccttgtatctttatataataagcatacaactctgggttgctctggatacttgacttgttactatttctcccttcaccgctgccaccattagatactgcttctgttcagccttggtaattaccttgccctcccttctggtctgtatattccccagccaaggatcaggcctttggtaaaccaaataagtatttatttactaataacaggaaataacaagattacttcaggaatgtttcacaagcgtatggtttcatatatggttactctttatgtttctgttcatatatatcctctttaaatatcagccaaatccaatccaaacttccctcagaactctgccaaccaactcaacagtctctctctaaccgactctcccaccttccaaccgacccccatcatcactcacaaacctccatttataccttcagccagccagccactcagccaatcatcatccagcacacttcagcttctcacccatgtactccccctttctctctcagtcaattaccatacatcacccaatagacccgcacttaccatatttacagatgctaactgataggaacatcacacagagcttggaagattacttttaaaaagtaataaattacagttacagttacatggcctcccaaaagtagtaattaccattacaattacaagggctctgaaagtaactgattactttacgtttactcaaaagtaattgctacaattacattttagttactttaaaaaaaaatgcctacaaggtgctggccttggctgctgcacatctaactagcctaaaacaacattaaaaataagcacacacacacagagggtagtagaataattttttatccataagattaacagaatggcataacagaatctcacatcccctcaccccacccccagcaatgatgataccccaacacacatatttttgtatatatatattgcctccagctcttttctccttgcactcctgtcaatttttaaacaattgttttcttcaccccgtctcgctctccacctcctcccttgtcacctcctaagcaccaATAGAACattaaggaagaacaacgctgcacagaagcccaatttgaagcacatgatttttattcacaaatcagaggaccagagacttcccctgctttcccccaagtaatgtgcaaaagtaatgctggaaacattacaattactcctcaaaagtaatgacgttactacttgttctattaccagcaaaatgtaatgaagttacccactcgttactcaaaaaagtaataaattacaggtaattcgttacttgtaactagttacttccaagctctgtgtatatGATATACAATACAATATCATACAAAAGGATAAGATACAatgttaaggctgcaatcatagGCATGCCTACAGACAAATGCTACACAGAGgtatttagaagtaagtcccacaagTAAGTGTGGATAGGATTGTGGATTTACAAGTAAATGTACATAAGATGGTAGCATCACTTAAACATAAATCaccttgaaatcagtgggactcatTTATGAGAAAAAATGCTGGCTGCAAAATCTGCTAGAAGTC
It contains:
- the RPL34 gene encoding large ribosomal subunit protein eL34, yielding MVQRLTYRRRLSYNTASNKTRLSRTPGNRIVYLYTKKVGKAPKSACGVCPGRLRGVRAVRPKVLMRLSKTKKHVSRAYGGSMCAKCVRDRIKRAFLIEEQKIVVKVLKAQAQSQKPK